From the Bermanella sp. WJH001 genome, one window contains:
- a CDS encoding RNA methyltransferase produces the protein MKLDDAKKLHQKKYRTQLGYYLVEGEHLILELQKAANNHPHNFKNTQLYVTEEYQDWANNLDGDFKIFTISKKHMAQLSDTKTPQGIVACVPLPDLKQAQLDQQVTHPSTDVRGLTAQGDPSTDGASHLLRMGGKEKCIYLHEAQDPGNLGTILRTLAWFGGFKLLLSPNSVDPFNPKVVRSSMGAIFHVPMELNVELADLQNRFKTFAYLDMQGEKVNSQKFAEFDCYLFGNEARGVPRDALAAFNATAFTIPGSGVIESLNLASAVNMCAYQLSL, from the coding sequence ATGAAATTAGACGACGCTAAAAAACTGCATCAAAAAAAATACCGCACTCAACTAGGGTATTACCTAGTGGAAGGTGAACATTTAATTTTAGAATTACAAAAAGCGGCGAATAATCATCCGCACAACTTTAAAAACACCCAGTTATATGTGACTGAAGAATATCAAGACTGGGCAAATAATCTGGATGGTGATTTTAAAATTTTTACCATCAGCAAAAAACACATGGCGCAGCTGAGTGATACCAAAACCCCACAGGGTATTGTAGCGTGTGTGCCGCTGCCTGATTTGAAACAAGCGCAATTAGATCAACAAGTAACACACCCTTCGACGGACGTTCGCGGGCTCACTGCTCAGGGCGATCCTTCGACTGACGGTGCTTCGCACCTGCTCAGGATGGGCGGGAAAGAGAAGTGTATTTATCTGCACGAAGCACAAGACCCAGGTAACCTTGGCACCATCTTAAGAACCCTTGCATGGTTTGGTGGTTTTAAATTATTACTGAGCCCAAATTCGGTAGACCCGTTTAATCCAAAAGTGGTGCGTTCAAGCATGGGCGCGATTTTCCATGTGCCCATGGAGCTAAACGTAGAACTTGCTGATTTGCAAAATCGTTTTAAAACCTTTGCCTATTTAGATATGCAAGGCGAAAAAGTAAATAGCCAAAAATTTGCAGAATTTGATTGTTATTTATTTGGCAACGAAGCCCGTGGAGTACCCCGCGATGCGCTGGCGGCTTTTAATGCCACTGCGTTTACTATTCCTGGTAGTGGGGTCATTGAGTCACTGAATTTGGCCAGTGCGGTGAATATGTGTGCCTATCAATTATCTTTATAG
- a CDS encoding DUF262 domain-containing protein, protein MADLESVIATKRNSLKTDRLDMSFGELMNMYEDGDLFISPEYQRVFRWSLFQQTRFIESVLLGIPIPPIFVAEDDEGKWEVVDGLQRISTIFAFFGLLEDIPDKNNTTLTQGELVEELESLTIDELPIKLKTTIKRSVCRVEIVKWDSKEDIRYELFNRLNTGSSPLSDQEIRNCIFRSYPVDLNKILKEVAGKPEFVELISPSDSKKEQMFLEELVLRYFAFKNLDGDFKTTVPQFLSEYMKSVSSNEVPFDLEKEKLEISNLIDFLVGSYGKKVFRPKGNFALHIFDSLSYALPKSFSEIIGNEEKIKEKIDRLLEDEEYNSIGTSTFSTGRIRKRMDRASEIFLDVT, encoded by the coding sequence ATGGCTGACTTAGAATCAGTAATTGCTACAAAACGAAATTCGTTAAAAACTGATCGTTTAGATATGTCGTTCGGTGAATTAATGAATATGTATGAAGATGGCGATTTGTTTATTTCTCCTGAGTATCAACGTGTATTTAGATGGTCTCTTTTTCAGCAAACTAGATTCATTGAGTCTGTTTTATTAGGTATTCCAATTCCACCAATATTTGTTGCTGAAGATGATGAGGGGAAGTGGGAAGTTGTTGATGGGCTTCAGCGAATATCAACAATATTTGCCTTTTTTGGCTTACTGGAAGATATACCAGATAAAAATAATACTACTCTAACCCAAGGTGAATTAGTTGAAGAGTTAGAAAGTTTAACTATTGATGAATTACCAATTAAATTAAAAACTACTATAAAGCGTTCAGTATGTAGAGTTGAGATTGTTAAGTGGGATAGCAAAGAAGATATCCGTTATGAATTATTCAATAGGCTGAATACTGGGTCTAGTCCGTTATCAGATCAAGAGATTAGAAATTGTATTTTTAGAAGTTATCCTGTAGATCTTAATAAAATCCTTAAGGAAGTTGCTGGAAAACCTGAGTTTGTTGAGTTAATAAGTCCAAGTGATTCAAAAAAAGAGCAGATGTTTTTAGAAGAGTTGGTGCTTAGGTATTTCGCTTTTAAAAATCTTGATGGTGACTTTAAGACAACAGTTCCTCAGTTTCTAAGTGAATACATGAAATCAGTTTCTAGTAATGAGGTTCCGTTTGACCTAGAAAAAGAGAAGCTGGAAATATCCAATTTAATAGATTTTCTAGTAGGTAGTTACGGAAAAAAAGTTTTTAGACCTAAGGGGAATTTTGCGCTACATATATTTGATTCTCTATCCTATGCATTGCCGAAATCATTTTCTGAAATTATTGGTAATGAAGAGAAAATAAAGGAAAAAATTGACCGGTTGTTAGAAGATGAGGAATACAACAGTATCGGAACAAGCACTTTTTCAACCGGCAGGATTAGAAAACGAATGGATAGGGCTTCGGAGATATTTTTAGATGTCACATGA